The following proteins come from a genomic window of Pseudomonas sp. MAG733B:
- the ilvN gene encoding acetolactate synthase small subunit: MRHIISLLLENEPGALSRVVGLFSQRNYNIESLTVAPTEDPTLSRLTLTTVGHDEVIEQITKNLNKLIEVVKLVDLSESAHIERELMLVKVKATGAQRAEIKRTTDIYRGQIVDVSASVYTVQLTGTSDKLDSFIQSIGTASILETVRSGVTGIARGDKVLSI; the protein is encoded by the coding sequence ATGCGGCACATTATTTCCTTGCTTCTGGAAAACGAACCCGGCGCTCTGTCTCGCGTAGTCGGCCTGTTCTCGCAGCGCAACTACAACATCGAAAGCCTGACCGTGGCGCCAACCGAAGACCCGACCCTGTCGCGTCTGACGCTGACCACCGTGGGGCACGATGAAGTCATCGAGCAGATCACCAAGAACCTGAACAAGCTGATCGAAGTGGTAAAACTGGTCGACCTGTCGGAAAGTGCTCACATCGAGCGCGAACTGATGCTGGTTAAGGTCAAGGCCACCGGCGCCCAGCGCGCCGAGATCAAGCGCACTACCGATATTTACCGTGGGCAGATCGTTGATGTGAGCGCCAGCGTGTATACCGTTCAACTGACCGGTACCAGCGACAAGCTCGACAGCTTCATTCAGTCCATCGGCACCGCCTCGATTCTGGAAACCGTCCGTAGCGGCGTAACCGGGATTGCACGCGGCGACAAAGTACTCAGCATCTAA
- the ilvC gene encoding ketol-acid reductoisomerase yields the protein MKVYYEKDCDLSIIQGKKVAIIGYGSQGHAQACNLKDSGVDVTVGLRKGSATVAKAEAHGLKVTDVASAVAAADLVMILTPDEFQSALYKNEIEPNIKKGATLAFSHGFAIHYNQVVPRADLDVIMIAPKAPGHTVRSEFVKGGGIPDLIAIYQDASGNAKNVALSYAAGVGGGRTGIIETTFKDETETDLFGEQAVLCGGTVELVKAGFETLVEAGYAPEMAYFECLHELKLIVDLMYEGGIANMNYSISNNAEYGEYVTGPEVINAESRQAMRNALKRIQDGEYAKMFISEGATGYPSMTAKRRNNAAHGIEIIGEQLRSMMPWIGANKIVDKAKN from the coding sequence ATGAAAGTTTATTACGAAAAAGACTGCGACCTGTCGATCATCCAGGGCAAGAAAGTTGCCATCATCGGTTACGGTTCCCAGGGCCACGCTCAAGCGTGCAACCTGAAAGACTCCGGCGTTGACGTTACCGTTGGCCTGCGTAAAGGTTCGGCTACTGTTGCCAAAGCCGAAGCCCACGGCCTGAAAGTGACTGACGTTGCTTCCGCTGTAGCAGCTGCCGACCTGGTCATGATCCTGACCCCGGACGAGTTCCAGTCCGCCCTGTACAAGAACGAAATCGAGCCGAACATCAAGAAAGGCGCCACCCTGGCCTTCTCCCACGGCTTCGCGATCCACTACAACCAGGTAGTGCCACGCGCTGACCTCGACGTGATCATGATCGCGCCGAAGGCTCCAGGTCACACCGTACGTTCCGAATTCGTGAAGGGCGGCGGTATCCCTGACCTGATCGCTATCTATCAGGACGCTTCGGGCAACGCCAAAAACGTTGCACTGTCCTACGCTGCCGGCGTTGGTGGCGGTCGTACCGGCATCATCGAAACCACCTTCAAGGACGAGACTGAAACCGACCTGTTCGGCGAACAAGCCGTTCTGTGCGGCGGTACCGTTGAACTGGTTAAAGCCGGTTTCGAAACCCTGGTTGAAGCTGGCTACGCGCCGGAAATGGCCTACTTCGAATGCCTGCACGAACTGAAGCTGATCGTTGACCTCATGTACGAAGGCGGTATCGCCAACATGAACTACTCGATCTCCAACAACGCCGAATACGGCGAGTACGTGACCGGCCCGGAAGTGATCAACGCCGAATCCCGTCAGGCCATGCGCAACGCCCTGAAACGTATTCAGGACGGCGAATACGCCAAGATGTTCATCAGCGAAGGCGCTACCGGCTATCCTTCGATGACCGCCAAGCGTCGTAACAACGCCGCTCACGGTATCGAAATCATCGGCGAGCAACTGCGCTCCATGATGCCGTGGATCGGTGCCAACAAGATCGTCGACAAAGCCAAAAACTAA